In Cydia splendana chromosome 26, ilCydSple1.2, whole genome shotgun sequence, the following are encoded in one genomic region:
- the LOC134803389 gene encoding CD63 antigen-like yields the protein MGGKTGRTSKLAATVLLVVNFIVMMACGAVFAFGLWVIVSPVTLSAVVNKIDSPVVKTLLAPHTLTASLGVALALLALFFFFVAFMGFCGALTHSQFLLIMYSALILLLLLLECALFYYFSSTLLEKGLLTEDGQWTHAFRIAFSCCENVNGTTTIPSKLPWSCCGRAGIPDNCTTGNMYQKDCLQTVTAWLRRYQTAAYASLVATHVVLSSCALLRRRS from the exons ATGGGCGGGAAAACGGGAAGAACTTCTAAACTCGCAGCGACGGTGCTGCTAGTAGTCAACTTCATTGTTATG ATGGCGTGCGGAGCAGTGTTCGCGTTTGGTCTTTGGGTGATCGTCTCGCCTGTCACGCTCTCGGCGGTCGTCAATAAGATTGACAGCCCTGTGGTCAAG ACCCTGTTGGCGCCACACACGTTGACCGCGTCCCTTGGCGTGGCCTTGGCTCTGCTGGCGCTTTTCTTTTTCTTCGTGGCCTTCATGGGGTTCTGCGGGGCGCTTACACACTCACAGTTCCTGCTGATCATG TATTCAGCGCTAATTCTGCTGCTGCTTCTGCTGGAGTGTGCGCTGTTTTATTACTTCTCGTCTACCCTACTTGAG AAAGGTCTACTAACAGAGGATGGACAGTGGACTCACGCGTTTCGCATCGCGTTTAGCTGTTGCGAGAATGTCAA CGGTACTACAACCATACCATCTAAGCTACCATGGTCCTGCTGTGGCCGTGCCGGCATCCCTGACAACTGCACTACCGGCAATATGTACCAGAAG GACTGTTTACAAACTGTAACAGCCTGGCTACGGCGCTACCAAACAGCAGCGTACGCGTCGCTAGTAGCCACACATGTGGTACTGTCCTCGTGTGCGTTGCTGCGACGACGAAGCTAG